The proteins below are encoded in one region of Euzebya sp.:
- a CDS encoding cell wall-binding repeat-containing protein, with translation MRSTGMRTVGEHMGRTATRRARGVVSGLVLVLTAVVLAPPAQAQGSGTIVFIRDANVWIMAADDPASARAVTTDGTADAPYIAPTQDDEGTIYAVTSDGYGQIVTLSQDGAQLAPPFRPQVQQKIDDLDLSPDGRVLAITSYQSNSTSIGAIFTFFMDFVHVDGSGSDGLSRNVDGSYGSFYTDDDVVLAPYADSPYEIAGLTTHRVGTSGQDPWFDTCRKADDIFGPDGAFPDGCAIVSEPQIDRSLSRMAALGFDPIAETGELIVYALSGPPPTQPSRECSLPLPDGSASFDRPDWSPDGDALVWGYGGSPSAPAGIYVATGVAGGCQAALDAAQLVAPGGSWPDWSPAPLGASPSVPDPFDPSTPTPGGPGAPLVDGARLDGGGTTDPVAQAVATSQALFADGRADRVVLATADRFPDALAGTALAGDDGPILLTAGLGDLDPRVEAEIARVTGGHGTVLVLGGTSAVSDRAAAQAIAAAGNRTCAAPLPTSCRYAGSGREETAALIAGTVIAEAPDGVAFIARGDDFADAITGGALAAATRVPILLTPPDSLAPPTAAFLTEHDIELAIVLGGPAAVDEATYAALPVPQRRRVAGDERTGTAAAIATQLWDSAQIGHGGIVLVNVRAADGWQTALTAAVASAVHDAPQLGVENPPAGLSAPTRQVLAGVEGPIMAFGGPDLVSDAQLEEATAARG, from the coding sequence ATGCGATCGACGGGCATGCGGACGGTGGGGGAGCACATGGGACGGACGGCGACCAGACGAGCCCGCGGGGTGGTGAGCGGGTTGGTGCTGGTGCTCACCGCGGTGGTGCTCGCACCACCGGCGCAGGCGCAGGGCTCCGGCACGATCGTGTTCATCCGGGACGCGAACGTCTGGATCATGGCCGCCGACGACCCCGCGTCCGCGCGAGCGGTGACGACCGACGGCACCGCCGACGCCCCCTACATCGCCCCGACCCAGGACGACGAGGGGACGATCTACGCGGTCACCTCCGACGGCTACGGCCAGATCGTCACGCTGTCCCAGGACGGGGCCCAGCTCGCACCGCCGTTCCGCCCCCAGGTCCAGCAGAAGATCGACGACCTCGACCTGTCCCCCGACGGCCGGGTGCTCGCGATCACGTCGTACCAGTCGAACTCGACCTCGATCGGTGCCATCTTCACGTTCTTCATGGACTTCGTGCACGTCGACGGCAGCGGGTCCGACGGGCTCAGCCGCAACGTGGACGGGTCGTACGGCTCCTTCTACACCGACGATGACGTGGTGCTGGCCCCCTACGCCGACAGCCCGTACGAGATCGCCGGCCTCACCACCCACCGGGTGGGCACGAGCGGGCAGGACCCCTGGTTCGACACCTGCCGCAAGGCCGATGACATCTTCGGGCCGGACGGCGCCTTCCCCGACGGGTGCGCCATCGTCTCGGAGCCCCAGATCGACCGGTCGCTCAGCCGCATGGCCGCGCTCGGGTTCGACCCCATCGCCGAGACCGGCGAGCTGATCGTCTATGCGCTGTCGGGGCCGCCACCGACCCAGCCCTCCCGGGAGTGCAGCCTGCCGTTGCCCGACGGCTCGGCCAGCTTCGACCGGCCGGATTGGTCCCCCGACGGAGACGCGCTGGTCTGGGGATACGGAGGGTCGCCGTCCGCCCCGGCGGGCATCTACGTGGCCACCGGCGTGGCCGGCGGCTGCCAGGCGGCGTTGGATGCAGCCCAGCTGGTCGCCCCCGGCGGCTCCTGGCCCGACTGGAGCCCCGCCCCGCTGGGTGCCAGCCCGTCCGTCCCCGACCCCTTCGACCCGTCCACCCCCACCCCCGGTGGGCCCGGCGCCCCCCTGGTCGACGGTGCCCGGCTGGACGGCGGCGGGACCACCGACCCGGTCGCCCAGGCCGTGGCGACCTCGCAGGCCCTGTTCGCCGACGGCCGTGCCGACCGGGTGGTCCTCGCCACGGCCGACCGCTTCCCCGACGCGCTGGCCGGCACCGCCCTCGCCGGCGACGACGGCCCGATCCTCCTGACCGCCGGCCTCGGCGACCTGGACCCGCGGGTGGAGGCGGAGATCGCCCGGGTCACCGGCGGTCACGGCACGGTCCTGGTCCTGGGCGGCACCTCCGCGGTGTCGGACCGGGCGGCGGCCCAGGCGATCGCCGCCGCCGGCAACCGCACCTGCGCCGCCCCGCTGCCGACGTCGTGCCGGTACGCCGGCAGCGGCCGGGAGGAGACCGCGGCACTCATCGCGGGGACCGTGATCGCCGAGGCGCCCGACGGCGTGGCGTTCATCGCCCGCGGCGACGACTTCGCCGACGCGATCACCGGTGGGGCCCTGGCCGCCGCGACGAGGGTCCCGATCCTGCTGACACCGCCCGATTCCCTGGCGCCACCCACCGCGGCCTTCCTGACCGAGCACGACATCGAGCTGGCGATCGTCCTCGGAGGACCGGCCGCGGTGGACGAGGCGACGTACGCGGCGTTGCCGGTCCCGCAGCGCAGGCGGGTCGCCGGAGACGAGCGGACCGGGACCGCGGCCGCCATCGCCACCCAGCTGTGGGACAGCGCCCAGATCGGCCACGGCGGGATCGTCCTGGTCAACGTCCGCGCCGCCGACGGCTGGCAGACGGCCTTGACCGCCGCGGTGGCCTCGGCGGTGCACGACGCGCCGCAGCTGGGCGTCGAGAACCCACCGGCGGGTCTGAGCGCGCCCACCCGCCAGGTCCTGGCCGGGGTGGAGGGGCCGATCATGGCCTTCGGCGGTCCCGATCTCGTCAGCGACGCCCAGCTCGAGGAGGCCACCGCGGCCCGCGGCTGA
- a CDS encoding sensor histidine kinase: MSPPRARTAVAALGAARRVRSSDPAGGTAIIVVVVAAVLVAGVLTGQLAVTPRPSRVVVVLDAVVGLGGALALPLALRQPLAAAVGYVALSAVAPTATPLAGTALLWLATQVPLAASVPAAVAAVAAQVVRQAWRPAEGGLLGWWLVAVAAGYAAVVGWGAWSQAHRQVLVALTERAERAEAEQAARVAEARRAERVRIAREMHDVLAHRLSLLAMVAGAVEYNREASAERLAEAASVIRTGAHQALEELRQVIDVLRAEDGTAADGHTSPPQPTLSDLPALVEDSRRAGAIVELTCSADPDGVPAAAGRAAYRVVQEALTNARKHAPGRPVEVAVAGAEGGSLVVEVVNPVRVDPTGRGGAAVPGSGTGLVGMAERVALAGGDLEVGPVEGSFRVRARLPWSAP, encoded by the coding sequence ATGTCACCCCCGCGCGCACGCACCGCCGTCGCGGCGCTCGGCGCGGCACGGCGGGTCCGGTCGTCCGACCCGGCCGGGGGCACGGCGATCATCGTGGTGGTCGTGGCCGCCGTCCTGGTCGCCGGCGTCCTCACGGGACAGCTGGCGGTCACCCCCCGCCCCTCCCGCGTCGTGGTGGTGCTGGACGCGGTCGTCGGCCTCGGCGGGGCCCTGGCGCTCCCCCTGGCCCTCCGCCAGCCGCTCGCCGCCGCGGTCGGGTACGTGGCGCTGAGCGCGGTGGCACCGACCGCGACGCCGCTCGCGGGGACCGCGCTGCTGTGGCTCGCCACCCAGGTGCCGCTCGCGGCGTCGGTCCCGGCCGCGGTGGCGGCGGTGGCCGCACAGGTCGTCCGCCAGGCGTGGCGGCCGGCGGAGGGCGGGCTGCTCGGGTGGTGGCTCGTGGCGGTGGCCGCCGGGTACGCCGCCGTGGTCGGCTGGGGCGCGTGGTCCCAGGCCCACCGCCAGGTCCTCGTGGCCCTCACCGAGCGGGCAGAGCGGGCCGAGGCCGAGCAGGCCGCCCGCGTGGCCGAGGCCCGTCGCGCCGAGCGGGTCCGCATCGCTCGTGAGATGCACGACGTGCTGGCGCACCGGCTGAGCCTGCTCGCGATGGTCGCCGGCGCGGTCGAGTACAACCGCGAGGCGTCCGCCGAGCGGCTGGCCGAGGCGGCATCGGTGATCCGGACCGGTGCCCACCAGGCGCTCGAGGAGCTCCGCCAGGTCATCGACGTGCTCCGCGCCGAGGACGGGACCGCCGCCGACGGCCACACCTCCCCGCCCCAGCCGACCCTGTCGGACCTCCCGGCCCTGGTGGAGGACTCGCGGCGGGCCGGCGCGATCGTCGAGCTCACCTGCTCCGCCGATCCCGACGGGGTGCCGGCGGCCGCGGGTCGCGCGGCGTACCGCGTGGTGCAGGAGGCGCTGACCAACGCCCGCAAGCACGCGCCGGGCCGCCCCGTCGAGGTGGCGGTCGCCGGCGCGGAGGGCGGGTCGCTGGTCGTGGAGGTCGTCAACCCGGTGCGCGTCGACCCGACGGGGCGTGGGGGCGCGGCGGTCCCGGGCAGCGGGACCGGCCTGGTCGGCATGGCCGAGCGCGTGGCCCTGGCCGGCGGGGACCTCGAGGTCGGACCGGTGGAGGGGTCGTTCCGCGTCCGCGCCCGACTACCGTGGTCCGCACCGTGA
- a CDS encoding DUF6069 family protein, whose translation MQTRSPRPRTRMRIGAVLAATASALIAWSAISPLGGVDLVVPTGTTTRTVDALDVAFAAVLSGVAGWCVAALLQRRADRPRRTWLATATTVFVLSLTGPLTSGAAASVTGSLVALHAVVAAVVIPQLARTLPAGPVRVGRAAPARS comes from the coding sequence GTGCAGACCCGATCCCCCCGTCCCCGAACCCGCATGCGCATCGGCGCGGTGCTGGCCGCCACGGCCTCCGCGCTGATCGCGTGGTCCGCCATCAGCCCGCTCGGCGGCGTGGACCTCGTCGTGCCCACCGGGACGACCACCCGCACCGTCGACGCGCTCGACGTGGCGTTCGCGGCCGTCCTGTCCGGTGTCGCCGGCTGGTGCGTCGCGGCACTCCTCCAGCGCCGCGCCGACCGGCCGCGCCGCACCTGGCTGGCCACGGCGACCACCGTGTTCGTCCTCTCCCTCACCGGCCCCCTCACCAGCGGTGCGGCGGCGTCGGTCACGGGATCGCTCGTCGCCCTCCACGCCGTCGTCGCGGCCGTGGTGATCCCCCAGCTCGCCCGCACCCTCCCCGCCGGTCCGGTCCGCGTCGGTCGCGCCGCGCCCGCCCGGTCCTGA